The proteins below come from a single Tigriopus californicus strain San Diego chromosome 3, Tcal_SD_v2.1, whole genome shotgun sequence genomic window:
- the LOC131877317 gene encoding mucin-2-like isoform X1 — MVHKEVCRKSVARLCPHPNQNGQWVKKCENKREIRENNLDETDILEKLFEMTAGPVRQLFENEAKTNSENQTSETEVKGFEVTPISMEEVMILNNREILERGNGPENSPRPSSGKVTTTPTTTTLAPQTTRETIAIVTGRIILEKDQAYQEPETTSTFRNEIPSPTTVFFDPRYNLVPTQESLTNLPKETARTRTEENGEQNCGEANCFITSGTKQDDLFLSEDGSSASTSKGSSNPETTINVAVTSTITTKATSTIPTTTTTTTTTATTTTTTTSTTTTTTTTTTTTTTTTTTTTTTTTTTTTTTTTTTNTTTTTTTTTLPTTTTTTPTTSTTSTTSTTTTTTTTTTTATTTSTTTTTLTTTITTSSASSTTTPAPAALRLSTKDLVRLCITHQICNEWQVQKYMTDHQIRTRPNSPPPASPPPPQVATDTPGSGPRQPKAVNQIILSQIHRCIQTPQFCNTNLIPMSKPRAKRPNNKLGNVLTHSPSTPTATTQTTTSTSRPPTTPSSRNLQPADFARRCVVSGDCDHFGGSINSSHSDNVGLPSRQPAIREQNRSTLSQQVRLCLFHGVCK, encoded by the exons ATGGTCCACAAAGAAGTTTGCCGCAAATCCGTTGCTAGACTTTGTCCTCATCCCAACCAGAATGGGCAGTGGGTTAAGAAATGTGAAAACAAGCGGGAAATAAGAGAGAACAAT TTGGACGAGACAGACATCTTGGAGAAACTTTTTGAGATGACAGCGGGACCAGTTCGgcaactttttgaaaacgaaGCCAAAACTAATAGCGAAAATCAAACCTCAGAAACTGAAGTTAAAGGTTTTGAAGTGACACCCATAAGTATGGAAGAAGTGATGATATTGAATAACAGGGAGATCTTGGAAAGAGGGAATGGGCCTGAAAACTCACCAAGGCCCAGTTCCGGAAAagtaacaacaacaccaacaacaacaacgctTGCTCCTCAAACGACCAGGGAGACAATTGCCATAGTTACGGGTCGAATTATTTTGGAAAAGGACCAAGCTTATCAGGAACCTGAAACCACCAGCACATTCCG AAATGAGATTCCATCACCGACCACGGTCTTTTTCGACCCAAGATATAATCTTGTTCCGACTCAAGAAAGCCTCACGAACCTACCAAAGGAGACTGCACGAACGCGTACAGAAGAAAACGGAGAGCAAAATTGTGGGGAAGCTAATTGTTTCATTACAAGTGGGACAAAACAAGACGATCTTTTCTTGTCGGAGGATGGTTCTAGTGCTTCTACATCAAAAGGGTCATCAAATCCAGAAACGACAATCAACGTTGCAGTTACATCAACTATCACGACGAAAGCCACTTCCACAATtccaaccaccaccacaaccacaacaaccactGCAACCACTACAACCACTACAACTTCAACCACTacaaccactaccactacaaccactaccactacaaccactacaaccactacaaccactacaaccaccactaccactacaactactaccactacAACCAATACCACTacaaccacaaccactacGACCCTCCctacaaccaccacaaccaccccCACTACCAGTACAACAAGCACAACAagcacaacaacaacaacaacaacaacaacaacaactgctactactacttcaaCAACGACAACCACGCTCACAACCACCATTACCACATCAAGTGCAAGCTCTACAACTACTCCAGCACCAGCGGCACTTCGACTCTCGACGAAAGATCTCGTGCGATTGTGTATTACCCATCAAATTTGTAACGAGTGGCAAGTCCAGAAATACATGACGGACCATCAAATCCGTACAAGGCCTAATTCGCCTCCTCCAGCTTCGCCTCCACCACCTCAAGTAGCTACTGATACACCAGGCTCAGGCCCACGTCAACCCAAGGCAGTCAATCAGATTATTCTGTCCCAAATACATCGATGCATTCAAACACCACAGTTTTGTAACACTAATCTGATCCCTATGTCGAAGCCAAGGGCGAAGAGACCCAATAACAAGCTCGGAAACGTTCTCACCCACTCACCATCTACTCCAACAGCGACAACTCAAACAACGACCTCGACTTCTAGACCTCCAACAACCCCATCTTCACGCAATCTACAGCCAGCAGACTTTGCCCGGAGGTGTGTGGTGTCGGGGGATTGTGATCACTTTGGTGGTTCCATCAACAGTTCCCATTCCGACAACGTGGGATTACCTTCGAGGCAACCAGCCATTCGTGAGCAAAATAGATCGACGTTGAGTCAACAAGTGCGCCTTTGTCTCTTTCATGGGGTATGCAAGTGA
- the LOC131877317 gene encoding uncharacterized protein LOC131877317 isoform X2: MIWNRRLSVLLLALISIGKSSESVPLLSNEIPFGDGYLKSYGSEILGVDQQHQIEEALAGSTEARIAFISPVDGRKCVLEHECSICVTQPSVEEVESLESGCDPETKLKNCRKDTRTEPLEKRVKICSEKTSKQCESPCFNCPTFCRPQSQFWCEDDYKVSQLNEQILENGKVIHRVTEHLQLQMNCYERDLEPLCAPVNCRFQSQGSDCVETIKTVNVTLVDQS; the protein is encoded by the exons ATGATTTGGAATCGAAGACTGTCG GTTTTGCTCCTGGCTCTGATTAGCATTGGCAAATCTTCGGAGAGTGTTCCACTGCTGAGCAATGAGATCCCTTTTGGAGATGGCTATTTGAAGAGCTATGGCAGCGAAATCCTCGGTGTCGATCAACAACATCAGATTGAAGAAGCATTGGCTGGATCCACAGAGGCCCGGATAGCCTTCATTTCGCCAGTGGACGGAAGGAAGTGTGTACTAGAACATGAATGCTCCATTTGTGTGACCCAGCCTAGCGTTGAAGAGGTGGAATCCCTGGAATCGGGTTGTGATCCCgagacaaaattgaaaaattgtcgAAAAGACACGCGAACAGAGCCATTAGAGAAAAGAGTGAAGATTTGCAGTGAAAAAACGTCAAAGCAATGTGAATCGCCTTGTTTCAATTGCCCAACATTCTGTCGACCGCAATCACAATTTTGGTGTGAGGATGATTACAAG GTCTCTCAATTGAAtgaacaaattttggaaaatggGAAGGTTATTCACCGCGTCACGGAACATCTTCAACTTCAAATGAACTGCTACGAGCGAGACCTAGAACCCCTGTGCGCTCCAGTAAATTGTCGATTTCAGAGCCAAGGATCAGATTGTGTGGAAACTATAAAGACAGTTAAT GTGACTTTGGTGGATCAAAGTTGA